Proteins encoded in a region of the Solea senegalensis isolate Sse05_10M unplaced genomic scaffold, IFAPA_SoseM_1 scf7180000015851, whole genome shotgun sequence genome:
- the LOC122762619 gene encoding vesicle-associated membrane protein 2-like codes for MSTPDTPGAPGGPDGEGSPAPPPNLTSNRRLQQTQAQVDEVVDIMRVNVDKVLERDQKLSELDDRADALQAGASQFESSAAKLKNKYWWKNCKMMIIMAVIGVICFGVIFLYFFY; via the exons AT GTCAACTCCAGATACACCAGGAGCACCTGGAGGTCCGGACGGCGAGGGCAGTCCAGCTCCGCCCCCAAACCTGACCAGCAACAGACGACTGCAGCAGACGCAGGCGCAGGTGGACGAG GTGGTGGACATCATGCGAGTCAACGTAGACAAAGTCCTGGAGCGAGACCAGAAGCTGTCGGAGCTGGACGACCGCGCCGACGCCCTGCAGGCCGGCGCCTCCCAGTTCGAGAGCAGCGCCGCCAAACTCAAGAACAAGTACTGGTGGAAAAACTGCAAG atgatGATCATCATGGCAGTTATAGGTGTTATATGCTTTGGCGTCATCTTCT tGTATTTCTTCTactga